A window of Odocoileus virginianus isolate 20LAN1187 ecotype Illinois chromosome 3, Ovbor_1.2, whole genome shotgun sequence genomic DNA:
TTAAAAACTCTGTGTTAAAAGAAAATGCTGACCTctgaaagaggcagaggaactggtTCATCTGCCTTGGAATTGTACATTTTCTCCAACTCTCTCACCAGGTGGAATTAACTGTGGAGAAGCACATAGCTGGCTTCTGGGTCAAAATCCCATGTGTGGACAACATTGGTAGCTGCACCTATGACAACTTCTGTAATATGCTTGAAATGTTAATTCCCATTGAGGAACCCTGCCCGGAACCACTGCAcacctatgggcttccctgtcaCTGTCCCTTCAAAGAAGTAAGTACAGGGAGGGGAGAGCATTTCCGCATGACTGGAGTAGAGACATGGCACTGGGAGACATTCTCTTACAGACCTGGACATCTGTGGGTGTAAATTGACCCGATTTATCCTGAATCACTTACCTTTTGGGGGCCTCGGTTtatccatctgtgaaatgggaaactTGATGCTCGATCTGACCTCCAGTGCCCTTCTGCTATCACATTCCATGCTTTACATGACCCTTAGGAGAGTGGGAAGAGGGGCAGTTTGCAGCTGCAAACTTAGAGGGCACTCCAGGAGAGAGTCCCGTCTGTAGGCTCCCACTGACCTGCAGTCCACTGGCTTTCCCACAGGGTGCCTACTCACTGCCCAAGTCTGACTTCATGCTGCCCGACCTGGAGTTGCCCAGCTGgctcagcacagggaactacCGCCTGCAGACCATCCTGAGCAACAGCGGG
This region includes:
- the GM2A gene encoding ganglioside GM2 activator isoform X1 gives rise to the protein MSPLLQAPFLISLGLLLAGPALPARILQNRQGSFSWDNCDAGKDPAVINSLTLEPDPIAIPGNLTITAEAKTSAVLSDPLKVELTVEKHIAGFWVKIPCVDNIGSCTYDNFCNMLEMLIPIEEPCPEPLHTYGLPCHCPFKEGAYSLPKSDFMLPDLELPSWLSTGNYRLQTILSNSGKRLACVNISASLKGK
- the GM2A gene encoding ganglioside GM2 activator isoform X2 — encoded protein: MSPLLQAPFLISLGLLLAGPALPARILQNRGSFSWDNCDAGKDPAVINSLTLEPDPIAIPGNLTITAEAKTSAVLSDPLKVELTVEKHIAGFWVKIPCVDNIGSCTYDNFCNMLEMLIPIEEPCPEPLHTYGLPCHCPFKEGAYSLPKSDFMLPDLELPSWLSTGNYRLQTILSNSGKRLACVNISASLKGK